One stretch of Halapricum desulfuricans DNA includes these proteins:
- a CDS encoding O-acetylhomoserine aminocarboxypropyltransferase/cysteine synthase family protein: MTDQDSTGPQRFGTRCVHAGQRPDPETGAVAPPIYQTTSYAFEDADRAAEQYALQAEGNIYSRFDNPTVRLLEKRLADLEGGVDAVATGSGMAALDAATFLLAEAGDNIVSASSIYGGTHSYFTKTASRRDIGARFVDTLEYDAYAEAIDDRTAYVHVETIANPSLVTPDIERVAAVAHEHGVPLLVDNTFATPALARPLERGADLVWESTTKWIHGSGTTVGGVLVDGGSFSWGDHAEKYPEIGGENPAFGVNFVERFGDRAFSVAARQRAVRSLGDGQTPFDAWQTLQGLETLAVRMERHCENAARVAAWLEDHEQVDWVSYPGLASHETHGNATEYLEGGFGGMIAFGLDGGYEAGKRLCEETELAQFLANVGDAKTLIIHPASTTHAQLSESEQRASGVTPDLVRLSVGIEDARDIIADLQAGIE; the protein is encoded by the coding sequence ATGACCGATCAGGATTCGACGGGACCACAGCGGTTCGGAACACGCTGTGTCCACGCGGGGCAGCGACCGGACCCGGAGACGGGAGCGGTCGCTCCGCCGATCTACCAGACGACGTCCTATGCGTTCGAAGACGCCGATCGCGCGGCGGAGCAGTACGCGCTACAGGCCGAGGGGAACATCTACTCGCGGTTCGACAATCCGACCGTTCGGCTCCTCGAAAAGCGGCTGGCCGATCTCGAGGGCGGAGTCGACGCCGTCGCGACCGGGTCCGGGATGGCCGCGCTGGACGCAGCCACGTTCCTGCTGGCCGAGGCGGGCGACAATATCGTCTCCGCGTCCTCGATCTACGGGGGGACCCACAGTTACTTCACGAAGACCGCGAGCCGCCGTGACATCGGGGCTCGCTTCGTCGACACGCTCGAGTACGACGCCTACGCCGAGGCGATCGACGATCGGACGGCGTACGTCCACGTCGAGACGATCGCCAACCCGTCGCTGGTGACGCCGGACATCGAACGAGTCGCTGCGGTCGCTCACGAGCACGGCGTCCCGCTGCTGGTCGACAACACGTTCGCGACGCCCGCGCTCGCGCGGCCGCTCGAACGCGGTGCCGATCTGGTCTGGGAGTCGACGACCAAGTGGATCCACGGGTCGGGGACGACGGTCGGCGGCGTCCTCGTCGACGGCGGCTCCTTTTCCTGGGGCGATCACGCGGAGAAGTATCCCGAAATCGGAGGCGAAAACCCGGCGTTCGGGGTGAACTTCGTCGAGCGGTTCGGCGATCGGGCCTTCAGCGTGGCCGCCCGACAGCGCGCGGTCAGGAGTCTGGGCGACGGCCAGACGCCGTTCGACGCCTGGCAGACGCTGCAGGGCCTCGAGACGCTCGCCGTTCGGATGGAGCGCCACTGCGAGAACGCCGCCCGCGTCGCGGCGTGGCTCGAGGACCACGAGCAAGTCGACTGGGTCAGCTACCCCGGGCTGGCGAGCCACGAGACGCACGGCAACGCGACCGAATACCTCGAGGGGGGGTTCGGCGGCATGATCGCGTTCGGACTGGACGGCGGCTACGAGGCGGGCAAACGGCTCTGTGAAGAGACCGAACTCGCGCAGTTCCTGGCCAACGTCGGCGACGCGAAGACGCTGATCATCCATCCCGCCTCGACGACCCACGCCCAGTTGAGCGAGAGCGAGCAGCGCGCGAGTGGGGTCACGCCCGACCTCGTTCGCCTGTCGGTCGGGATCGAAGACGCCAGAGACATCATTGCGGACCTCCAAGCGGGCATCGAGTAA
- the metX gene encoding homoserine O-acetyltransferase MetX translates to MEVERGTVSLGEFEFECGESIPELEVAYEAYGEFTGDNAVLVCHALTGSAHVASHRDTAETSGQARAWWDDIVGPGKAIDTNEYYVVCANVPGSCYGTTGPASENPETGEPYGTDFPPVTIGDWTEAQRGLLDELGIPALHAVVGGSVGGMNVLEWAKRHPDHVDRIASIAAAARVDSQCLAFDAIARRAITTDPDWNGGDYYDGPRPDDGLALARQIGHVMYLSKASMEKKFGRRAAGRDAMRSFPADPAASFFPYRDVESYLDYQAERFVERFDANSYLYLTRAMDNYDLASGFESDSDALAAFDGEALVMSFTADWHFTVDQAETLAESLRDADVETAHHVVESDHGHDAFLVEPGNVGPPLADFLADGIDGTAVSDTVDDEIEESREFAPVHNSLFSA, encoded by the coding sequence ATGGAGGTCGAGCGCGGGACGGTCTCGCTTGGCGAGTTCGAGTTCGAGTGCGGAGAGTCGATCCCCGAACTGGAGGTCGCCTACGAGGCCTACGGGGAGTTCACCGGCGACAACGCGGTGCTCGTCTGTCACGCCCTGACCGGCAGCGCACACGTCGCCAGCCATCGCGACACCGCCGAGACGAGCGGCCAGGCCCGGGCCTGGTGGGACGACATCGTTGGCCCCGGGAAGGCGATCGACACCAACGAATATTACGTCGTCTGTGCGAACGTCCCCGGCTCCTGCTACGGGACGACCGGTCCCGCGAGCGAGAACCCCGAGACGGGCGAGCCCTACGGGACGGACTTCCCGCCGGTGACGATCGGCGACTGGACGGAGGCCCAGCGCGGGCTCTTGGACGAACTCGGGATCCCCGCGCTGCACGCGGTCGTCGGCGGCAGCGTCGGCGGGATGAACGTCCTCGAGTGGGCCAAACGCCACCCCGACCACGTCGATCGAATCGCCTCGATCGCGGCCGCCGCCCGGGTCGACTCGCAGTGTCTCGCGTTCGACGCGATCGCACGCCGGGCGATCACCACAGACCCCGACTGGAACGGCGGCGACTACTACGACGGTCCCCGCCCTGACGACGGGCTCGCGCTCGCCCGCCAGATCGGCCACGTGATGTACCTCTCGAAGGCCAGCATGGAGAAGAAGTTCGGTCGTCGAGCGGCCGGCCGGGACGCCATGCGCTCGTTCCCGGCCGATCCCGCGGCGTCGTTTTTCCCCTACAGGGACGTCGAGTCCTATCTGGACTATCAGGCCGAGCGGTTCGTCGAGCGGTTCGACGCCAACAGCTACCTCTATCTGACCCGCGCGATGGACAACTACGATCTCGCTTCGGGCTTCGAATCGGACAGCGACGCGCTCGCCGCGTTCGACGGCGAGGCCCTGGTGATGTCGTTTACCGCCGACTGGCACTTCACCGTCGACCAGGCCGAAACGCTGGCCGAGTCGCTCAGAGACGCCGACGTCGAGACGGCCCACCACGTCGTCGAGTCCGACCACGGCCACGACGCCTTTCTGGTCGAGCCCGGCAACGTCGGCCCGCCGCTCGCGGACTTCCTCGCGGACGGCATCGACGGCACGGCAGTCTCCGACACCGTCGACGACGAGATCGAGGAGAGCCGCGAGTTCGCACCCGTCCACAACAGCCTCTTTTCGGCGTAG
- a CDS encoding NAD(P)/FAD-dependent oxidoreductase, with translation MSGEAHRRRLVIAGTGIAGLTAGIYAARANNDPLVLEGDEPGGQLTLTTDVENYPGFPEGIGGPDLINNMKQQAKRFGAEVRNGVVETVEAGDPIEIELTNGETLSTDAFIAASGASARTLDIPGEDELMGYGVSTCATCDGAFFRGEDMLVIGGGDAAMEEANFLTKFADTVYIAHRREDFRAEDYWVDRIMEKVDGGDVELLKNTEATEIHGTQADGVDHVSLVRHPDGHPTEKLDAGRSEEVERFELDVGAVFLAIGHTPNTRYLESTGVELDEAGYIQTEGGTGGGQTRTGVDGIFGAGDVVDHHYQQAVTAAGMGCKAALDADEYLESIEPVGEAGVETAQTDD, from the coding sequence ATGTCTGGGGAGGCTCACCGTCGCCGGCTCGTCATCGCCGGCACGGGAATCGCCGGCCTGACGGCCGGAATCTATGCAGCGCGCGCGAACAACGACCCGCTCGTCCTGGAAGGCGACGAACCGGGCGGACAACTGACGCTGACCACCGACGTCGAGAACTACCCCGGGTTCCCGGAAGGGATCGGCGGTCCCGACCTCATCAACAACATGAAACAGCAGGCCAAGCGGTTCGGGGCCGAGGTACGGAACGGCGTCGTCGAGACGGTCGAGGCGGGCGACCCGATCGAGATCGAACTCACCAACGGGGAGACGCTTTCGACCGACGCGTTCATCGCGGCGTCGGGCGCGAGCGCGCGAACCCTCGACATCCCCGGCGAGGACGAGTTGATGGGCTATGGCGTCTCGACGTGTGCGACCTGTGACGGGGCGTTCTTCCGCGGGGAGGACATGCTCGTGATCGGCGGCGGCGACGCGGCCATGGAGGAGGCCAACTTCCTGACGAAGTTCGCCGACACTGTCTACATCGCGCATCGTCGCGAGGACTTCCGGGCCGAGGACTACTGGGTCGACCGCATTATGGAGAAAGTCGACGGGGGCGACGTCGAGTTGCTGAAAAACACCGAGGCGACCGAGATCCACGGCACGCAGGCCGACGGCGTCGACCACGTCTCGCTGGTCCGCCATCCGGACGGCCACCCGACGGAGAAACTCGACGCCGGGCGGAGCGAGGAGGTCGAACGCTTCGAGCTGGACGTCGGCGCGGTCTTTCTGGCGATCGGACACACGCCGAACACGAGGTATCTCGAATCGACGGGTGTCGAACTGGACGAGGCCGGCTACATCCAGACCGAAGGTGGGACCGGCGGCGGCCAGACCCGGACCGGCGTCGACGGAATTTTCGGCGCGGGCGACGTCGTCGATCATCACTACCAGCAGGCCGTGACAGCCGCCGGGATGGGCTGTAAGGCGGCGCTCGACGCCGACGAGTATCTCGAATCGATCGAGCCGGTCGGCGAGGCAGGCGTCGAGACGGCACAGACTGACGACTGA
- a CDS encoding Hvo_1808 family surface protein has protein sequence MGFSRLGLALAIASLAVIASGTVGSAALADDVMAASTSDTDAENSTGEDATTSMDRGTLPDPPEDRIGWEGGYWYNESIHVEQSDGLSAAELRRYKYRTMARLEEIRGLEFTDDVEIEFIGTGAVADRLDNNISQFRGSDRQWEALFVVGEDREADRVVFETLVGRVAGWAAEEGSESVVLITDDPDEPTAPPRLLAHELAHVLQHQQFDLDADRYRRETLDGEHAKDALVEGEASYLDGVYQQYCANGSWDCVNGGSFATARGDVERDLLPYLGAPYTLGSQYVGHLVDRGGFEAVGDAHRNPPEYSVTALHGERTESGRRAGIAPASPLTVPDRSSDEWTRRDDPDRVGAMALTASIGDDALAWRNDALYSYTDGSADGYVWATRWSNETTAEAFAEAYRQRVRSHGGTQRTAAVWEITTGPFADAFSIERAGDTVRIVNAPAVADLDAIHAGAGPSEQDDSTPTPRNTASKTSVGDTGPPTSSGPTATETSPATADGDGPGFGVVASLVALFAVGVARRKTT, from the coding sequence ATGGGATTCTCACGGCTCGGGCTCGCTCTCGCGATAGCGAGTCTCGCTGTTATAGCCAGTGGGACGGTCGGTTCGGCGGCTCTCGCCGATGACGTGATGGCCGCGTCCACGTCGGACACGGACGCCGAGAACAGTACCGGCGAAGACGCGACGACGAGCATGGACCGTGGCACTCTGCCGGATCCGCCGGAAGACAGGATCGGCTGGGAGGGCGGCTACTGGTACAACGAGTCCATCCACGTCGAGCAGTCGGACGGGCTCTCGGCGGCCGAACTCCGGCGGTACAAGTACCGGACGATGGCCCGACTGGAGGAGATCCGCGGGCTGGAGTTCACCGACGACGTCGAGATCGAGTTCATCGGAACGGGGGCGGTCGCCGACCGCCTCGATAACAATATTTCCCAGTTTCGCGGCTCCGACCGGCAGTGGGAGGCGCTGTTCGTCGTCGGCGAGGACCGCGAGGCCGATCGGGTCGTCTTCGAGACCCTCGTCGGACGGGTCGCCGGGTGGGCCGCCGAGGAAGGGTCGGAGTCGGTCGTCCTGATCACCGACGACCCCGACGAGCCGACGGCCCCGCCGAGGCTGCTGGCCCACGAGCTGGCACACGTCCTGCAACACCAGCAGTTCGACCTCGACGCCGACCGCTACCGGCGGGAGACGCTGGACGGCGAACACGCAAAAGACGCGCTGGTCGAGGGCGAGGCGAGCTATCTGGACGGCGTCTACCAACAGTACTGCGCCAACGGATCGTGGGACTGTGTCAACGGCGGGTCGTTCGCGACCGCTCGCGGCGACGTCGAGCGAGACCTGCTTCCCTATCTCGGAGCGCCGTACACGCTCGGGAGCCAGTACGTCGGCCACCTGGTCGATCGAGGCGGGTTCGAGGCCGTCGGCGACGCCCACCGGAACCCACCGGAATACAGCGTCACCGCGCTCCACGGCGAGCGGACAGAGAGCGGACGCCGGGCCGGGATCGCGCCGGCGTCGCCGTTGACCGTGCCCGACAGGTCGAGCGACGAGTGGACGCGCCGGGACGACCCCGACCGTGTCGGTGCGATGGCACTGACGGCCTCGATCGGCGACGACGCGCTCGCCTGGCGCAACGACGCGCTCTATTCGTATACCGACGGATCGGCCGACGGCTACGTCTGGGCCACCCGCTGGTCGAACGAGACGACCGCGGAGGCGTTCGCCGAGGCGTACCGTCAGCGAGTCCGATCCCACGGCGGTACACAGCGCACGGCAGCAGTCTGGGAGATCACGACCGGGCCGTTCGCCGACGCGTTTTCGATCGAGCGCGCCGGCGACACGGTTCGGATCGTGAACGCGCCGGCAGTCGCGGACCTCGACGCGATTCACGCCGGAGCCGGGCCGTCGGAGCAGGACGATTCGACGCCGACGCCTCGAAACACCGCGTCAAAGACGTCGGTGGGCGATACGGGACCGCCGACGTCGTCTGGACCGACAGCCACGGAAACGAGTCCCGCGACAGCCGACGGCGACGGTCCCGGGTTCGGGGTCGTCGCGTCGCTGGTCGCGCTGTTCGCTGTCGGAGTTGCGAGACGAAAAACGACCTAG
- the glpK gene encoding glycerol kinase GlpK — protein MSDTYVGAIDQGTTGTRFMVFDHDGTVAASAYEKHEQIYPEPGWVEHDPMEIWENTKDVVIEALAQAGIEASQLEAIGVTNQRETTIVWDAETGKPVHNAIVWQDRRTTDRVEELQEEDKVEWIREKTGLEADAYFSATKVEWLLEEGDPVKMQRSRPQDNKERAEAGELMMGTPDAWIIYNLTGNNITDVTNASRTMLYNIRDMEWDEELLEEFGVPEQMLPEVRPSSDEDYYGHTDADGFLDAEVPVAGALGDQQAALFGQTCFDAGDAKNTYGTGSFFLMNTGEEAVKSDHGLLTTVGFQRSGEPVQYALEGSIFITGAAIEWLEDVELIDDPTETAELARSVDSTDGVYMVPAFTGLGAPHWDGRARGTIVGMTRGTRREHIVRATLESIAYQTRDVAEAMEDDSGVELTSLKVDGGAVKNNFLVQLQSDIIQTDIARPQVDETTALGAAYAAGLAVGYWETLDELRDNWQVDREFEPDMDPAKADKLHDRWEDAVERSLDWATEE, from the coding sequence ATGTCAGACACATACGTCGGTGCGATCGATCAGGGGACGACCGGCACCCGCTTCATGGTCTTCGACCACGACGGGACGGTCGCTGCAAGCGCGTACGAAAAGCACGAACAGATCTATCCGGAGCCGGGTTGGGTCGAGCACGATCCGATGGAGATCTGGGAGAACACCAAGGACGTCGTCATCGAGGCGCTGGCACAGGCCGGGATCGAGGCCAGCCAGCTCGAGGCAATCGGCGTGACCAACCAGCGTGAGACGACAATCGTGTGGGACGCCGAGACGGGCAAGCCGGTCCACAACGCGATCGTCTGGCAGGACCGCCGGACGACCGACCGCGTCGAGGAACTGCAGGAAGAGGACAAAGTCGAGTGGATCCGCGAGAAGACCGGTCTGGAGGCCGACGCCTACTTCTCGGCGACCAAGGTCGAGTGGCTGCTCGAGGAGGGCGACCCGGTGAAGATGCAGCGTTCGCGTCCGCAGGACAACAAGGAACGCGCCGAAGCCGGCGAGCTCATGATGGGGACGCCGGACGCCTGGATCATCTACAACCTCACAGGCAACAACATCACGGACGTCACCAACGCCTCGCGGACGATGCTGTACAACATCCGCGACATGGAGTGGGACGAGGAACTCCTCGAGGAGTTCGGCGTGCCGGAGCAAATGCTGCCCGAGGTTCGCCCGTCCAGCGACGAGGACTACTACGGCCACACCGACGCCGACGGGTTCCTCGACGCCGAGGTGCCGGTCGCCGGCGCGCTCGGCGACCAGCAGGCGGCGCTGTTCGGTCAGACCTGTTTCGACGCCGGTGACGCGAAGAACACCTACGGGACGGGTTCGTTCTTCCTGATGAACACCGGCGAAGAGGCCGTCAAAAGCGACCACGGCCTGCTGACGACGGTCGGCTTCCAGCGCTCCGGTGAGCCCGTCCAGTACGCCCTGGAGGGGTCGATCTTCATCACCGGCGCTGCGATCGAGTGGCTCGAGGACGTCGAACTCATCGACGACCCGACGGAGACGGCCGAACTCGCGCGGTCGGTCGACTCGACCGACGGCGTGTACATGGTGCCCGCGTTCACCGGGCTCGGTGCGCCACACTGGGACGGGCGCGCACGCGGGACGATCGTCGGTATGACTCGCGGCACCCGCCGCGAGCACATCGTGCGCGCGACGCTGGAGTCGATCGCCTACCAGACCCGCGACGTCGCGGAAGCGATGGAGGACGATTCGGGCGTCGAGCTGACCAGTCTCAAGGTCGACGGCGGGGCGGTCAAGAACAACTTCCTCGTCCAGTTGCAGTCTGACATCATCCAGACGGACATCGCGCGTCCGCAGGTCGACGAGACGACCGCGCTCGGCGCGGCCTACGCGGCCGGGCTCGCGGTCGGCTACTGGGAGACGCTGGACGAGCTCCGTGACAACTGGCAGGTCGACCGGGAGTTCGAGCCCGACATGGACCCCGCCAAAGCCGACAAGCTACACGACCGCTGGGAAGACGCGGTCGAGCGCTCGCTCGACTGGGCAACGGAGGAATAA
- a CDS encoding DUF7545 family protein, producing the protein MAEETVTLTIEDDDTTDELTVPIAMIEMLREEEGETPAEIIGDIAMFGLAQRIHGAIHHGQGEPPQEVKDAEQLTMELFEERFGASYGELTGHDH; encoded by the coding sequence ATGGCTGAAGAGACCGTCACGCTGACGATCGAAGACGACGACACGACCGACGAGCTCACCGTGCCGATCGCGATGATCGAGATGCTCCGCGAGGAAGAAGGCGAGACGCCCGCCGAGATCATCGGCGACATCGCCATGTTCGGACTCGCCCAGCGGATCCACGGCGCGATCCACCACGGACAGGGCGAACCGCCACAGGAGGTCAAAGACGCCGAGCAGCTGACGATGGAGCTGTTCGAGGAGCGGTTCGGCGCGAGCTACGGCGAGCTCACCGGTCACGACCACTAG
- a CDS encoding ROK family protein codes for MGTYAGVDLGATNVRAIVGDETGTELGSHKQRTPQGPTGIAVTEGVLETLRLACDDAGVDPTDLRGVGIGSIGPLNLSEGIVENPSNLPDSIDRIPLVGPIRNLAETDNVHLHNDTVAGVIGERFYSERNPTSMIYLTISTGIGAGVCVDGNVLSGWDGNAGEVGHVTLDPDGFMECGCGKPGHWEAYASGQNIPRYARRLYETEDWETELDVLDDDFSAIDVYEHAGEDAFADYVIERVTDWNVQGFSNLIHSYAPLVIYVGGSVALNNEELVLDPIRDRLEDHVFINIPDIKLTNLGDDVVLKGALASGLTQGTGDRSRVPE; via the coding sequence ATGGGTACATACGCAGGGGTCGACCTGGGCGCGACGAACGTGCGCGCCATCGTCGGCGACGAGACTGGCACGGAACTGGGCTCACACAAACAGCGGACGCCGCAGGGGCCGACCGGGATCGCGGTCACCGAGGGCGTCCTCGAAACCCTCCGACTCGCCTGTGACGACGCGGGTGTCGACCCGACCGACCTTCGGGGAGTCGGGATCGGCTCTATCGGTCCGCTCAACCTGTCGGAAGGGATCGTCGAGAACCCGTCGAACTTGCCCGACAGCATCGACCGGATCCCGCTGGTCGGGCCGATCCGGAACCTCGCCGAGACCGACAACGTCCACCTCCACAACGACACGGTCGCCGGCGTGATCGGCGAGCGGTTCTACAGCGAGCGCAACCCCACGAGCATGATCTATCTGACGATCTCGACGGGGATCGGCGCTGGCGTCTGTGTCGACGGGAACGTCCTGAGCGGCTGGGACGGCAACGCCGGCGAGGTCGGACACGTCACGCTCGATCCGGACGGGTTCATGGAGTGTGGCTGTGGGAAACCCGGCCACTGGGAGGCCTACGCGTCGGGGCAGAACATTCCCCGGTACGCCAGACGGCTCTACGAGACCGAAGACTGGGAGACGGAGCTGGACGTACTGGACGACGACTTCTCGGCGATCGACGTCTACGAACACGCCGGCGAGGACGCGTTCGCCGATTACGTCATCGAGCGGGTCACCGACTGGAACGTTCAGGGCTTTTCGAACCTCATCCACTCCTACGCGCCGCTGGTCATCTACGTCGGCGGGAGCGTCGCGCTCAACAACGAGGAACTCGTCCTCGACCCGATCCGCGACCGGCTCGAAGACCACGTGTTCATCAACATCCCCGATATCAAACTGACTAACCTCGGTGACGACGTGGTGCTGAAAGGCGCGCTCGCGAGCGGTCTCACCCAGGGCACCGGCGATCGGAGTCGCGTCCCCGAGTGA
- a CDS encoding Cdc6/Cdc18 family protein — MDLAQRIRRRRRRGVDRPIVLDYEPLNPVAHVQEPVGRGPIFERLLDHLDPVFDGTPPSNVYVWGPPGSGKSAIVTALFDRLKSMTVQPHAVIHTSTRAQTVELPTFVYVDARTADSEFQLYHRALQAVSEADVPKQGVSTDELRSRLHEAIDGRTGIVLAVDHVGEPESLSVEDVTTWFESFGRSVSLVLVGRPPDSDGEQWSDAEIEIPGYGQQVLIDILMTRGSDALARDVLQHAQARQIASWAGGDAHNALAALFGAADRADAAGVERIRDRDIQAGIDAVPTPCVPLGVVLSLRENRQRVLRELLDLDAEDRESVTTTTEAIAAIDGVDLSPGTVKRFLYELAERGVVERISSSRTNGHGRPPSRVEPRFPTRVFRRLYDLRTHRL; from the coding sequence ATGGACCTCGCACAGCGGATCAGGCGTCGGCGGCGACGTGGCGTCGACCGGCCGATCGTCCTCGATTACGAGCCGTTGAATCCGGTCGCACACGTTCAGGAACCGGTCGGTCGCGGGCCGATCTTCGAGCGACTGCTCGATCACCTGGATCCGGTCTTCGACGGGACGCCCCCCTCGAACGTGTACGTCTGGGGACCGCCGGGCAGCGGCAAGTCGGCGATCGTCACGGCGCTGTTCGATCGGCTGAAGTCGATGACGGTTCAGCCACACGCCGTGATCCACACGTCGACGCGCGCACAGACAGTCGAGTTGCCGACGTTCGTCTACGTCGACGCCCGGACGGCAGACAGCGAGTTCCAGCTGTATCACCGGGCGCTGCAGGCCGTCTCGGAGGCGGACGTCCCGAAGCAGGGCGTCAGCACGGACGAACTCCGGTCGCGGCTCCACGAGGCGATCGACGGGAGGACGGGGATCGTGCTGGCGGTCGACCACGTCGGCGAACCCGAATCGCTCTCGGTGGAGGACGTGACGACCTGGTTCGAGTCGTTCGGCCGGTCCGTCTCGCTCGTGCTCGTCGGCCGACCGCCGGACAGCGACGGCGAGCAGTGGTCGGACGCGGAAATCGAGATCCCGGGTTACGGACAGCAGGTGCTGATCGACATCCTGATGACCCGCGGATCGGACGCACTCGCGCGCGACGTGCTGCAACACGCGCAGGCGCGCCAGATCGCGTCGTGGGCGGGCGGGGACGCTCACAACGCGCTGGCGGCGCTGTTCGGAGCGGCCGACCGGGCCGACGCCGCCGGCGTCGAGCGCATCCGCGACAGGGACATCCAGGCCGGGATCGACGCGGTTCCGACGCCGTGTGTCCCGCTCGGCGTCGTCCTCTCGCTGCGGGAAAATCGCCAGCGCGTGCTACGTGAACTGCTCGATCTCGACGCCGAAGATCGGGAATCGGTCACCACGACGACGGAAGCGATCGCCGCGATCGACGGCGTCGACCTCTCGCCGGGGACTGTCAAGCGGTTCCTCTACGAACTGGCAGAGCGCGGGGTCGTCGAGCGGATCTCCTCGTCACGCACGAACGGTCACGGACGGCCGCCGAGCAGGGTCGAACCCAGGTTTCCGACGCGGGTGTTTCGACGGCTGTACGACCTGCGGACTCACCGACTCTGA